One segment of Bacillus alkalisoli DNA contains the following:
- a CDS encoding chemotaxis protein, whose product MNNKREILLDTGTNEVEFLEFYLENSSFGINVLKVREIIQPIAVTKIPHAHPFIEGIVELRGEVLPVIKLRTALNLPDNSDAKNDKYIITEFNQMKIVLRVDHVTQIHRLTWEKMEKPTTINSGLNHYVTGVVKLEDKMMLLLDVEQVMYEIYPNLTKVNMTNEHKQKRNTKKVALAEDSPMLRQLLLDTLQEAGYTHVKLFENGAEAWHYFEEKVKEGKEKLDILITDIEMPQMDGHNLTRRIKEDQELKATPVIIFSSLISEQLRHKGNYVGADAQISKPEVSSLIQVMDEILKI is encoded by the coding sequence ATGAATAATAAACGAGAAATTTTATTAGATACAGGGACAAACGAAGTAGAATTTTTAGAATTTTATTTAGAGAATTCTAGCTTTGGTATAAATGTGTTAAAGGTAAGAGAGATAATTCAACCGATAGCTGTAACGAAAATTCCACATGCACATCCTTTTATAGAAGGAATTGTAGAATTACGAGGGGAAGTTCTTCCTGTAATTAAACTACGAACAGCATTAAATCTTCCTGATAATAGTGATGCAAAAAATGACAAATATATTATTACAGAATTTAACCAGATGAAAATTGTCTTGAGAGTAGATCACGTCACACAGATTCATCGTTTAACATGGGAGAAGATGGAGAAGCCAACAACAATTAATAGTGGTCTAAATCATTATGTTACTGGTGTTGTAAAATTAGAAGATAAGATGATGCTATTATTAGATGTAGAACAAGTAATGTATGAAATTTATCCTAATTTAACAAAAGTGAATATGACGAATGAACATAAACAAAAAAGAAATACTAAAAAAGTTGCACTAGCAGAAGACTCTCCTATGTTACGTCAGCTTTTGTTAGACACGTTGCAAGAAGCGGGGTATACACACGTTAAGTTATTTGAAAATGGTGCGGAGGCATGGCATTATTTCGAGGAAAAAGTGAAAGAGGGTAAAGAGAAATTGGATATCCTAATAACAGATATTGAAATGCCTCAGATGGATGGTCATAATTTAACAAGAAGAATAAAAGAAGATCAGGAATTAAAAGCAACTCCTGTGATTATTTTCTCTTCATTAATAAGTGAACAGCTTCGACATAAAGGTAATTATGTTGGTGCAGATGCACAAATAAGTAAACCAGAAGTTAGTTCATTAATACAGGTTATGGATGAAATATTAAAAATATAG
- a CDS encoding YkyB family protein, giving the protein MPNSFQKADSSIQPSVENLSRAIFTVNKHAKTAPDPSFLYLLKRKAIEKLLLEGKAIKKGLHYSRNPKKSHQQSDVLIQAGDYFFHIPSTKNDFAELPHLGELDEQYRNPKTSMSLSTAKKLLQSYVSISPPSETNNLASNHKRTTYQKPVFKRLGESYR; this is encoded by the coding sequence ATGCCAAATAGTTTCCAAAAGGCTGATTCCTCCATACAACCTTCTGTTGAAAACCTCTCTCGCGCGATATTTACGGTTAATAAACATGCGAAAACTGCGCCAGACCCTTCTTTTTTATACTTATTAAAAAGAAAAGCGATTGAAAAGTTGTTATTAGAAGGAAAAGCAATTAAAAAAGGACTACATTATTCAAGAAATCCGAAAAAAAGTCATCAACAATCAGATGTATTAATTCAAGCAGGAGATTATTTTTTCCACATTCCTTCTACAAAAAATGACTTCGCCGAATTACCTCATCTAGGGGAGCTGGATGAACAATATCGAAACCCAAAGACATCCATGTCACTTTCCACAGCAAAAAAATTATTACAATCCTATGTAAGCATATCACCACCTAGCGAAACCAATAATCTTGCTTCTAACCATAAGCGTACTACTTATCAAAAACCTGTCTTCAAACGCTTAGGAGAAAGTTATCGTTAA
- a CDS encoding HD-GYP domain-containing protein, translated as MATYNRFVKQLIFNYIFGSSIAVIGIGGVMIFTTLDLSFIEINIMAFILVISFSVMCIAELIMFKKHLQPIKSVFTSELPSYSELKEKFIYTHQFPTLTVKRILGPHFLGITLPAIILAVLFIHIGWLEMPYRYVLLATTGAMLIAGMHAFIEFFLTTKAIQTVLLHFKDLSKKHYNMSLSLEGEVLVSIKNKFLFSTLFIAIFPLMLFSLATQVRFDMMLIDANFWDWAIIILIMAIFFSFLGAYILFRDIIQPINQLIEGMENVKQGELTRSTDLYGDEFSRVISGFNSMVEGLKEQNETNQLLIESFYQTLTTTLDARDPYTAGHSLRVSKLSELIGQEIGLNEETLKQLKTSALLHDIGKIGVKDQILLKDGKLTEEEFNEIKRHPVLGAKILEQVMPKDAMAPLIPGVRSHHERLDGKGYPDKLIGDEIPLFGRIIAVADAFDAMTSDRPYRKGMSKEKALSILIEGKGSQWDPQFVNAFLKVICNEELGRKL; from the coding sequence ATGGCAACGTACAATCGATTCGTTAAGCAATTAATCTTTAACTATATATTCGGCTCATCCATTGCAGTTATCGGCATTGGTGGAGTTATGATTTTTACTACGTTAGATCTATCATTTATAGAAATTAATATTATGGCATTTATTCTAGTTATTTCATTTTCTGTCATGTGTATTGCAGAACTAATAATGTTTAAAAAACACCTTCAGCCGATAAAAAGCGTCTTTACATCTGAATTACCTTCTTATTCAGAGTTAAAGGAGAAATTTATCTATACGCATCAATTTCCAACCTTAACAGTTAAACGTATTTTAGGACCGCACTTTCTAGGTATTACCTTACCAGCGATAATTTTAGCTGTTTTATTTATTCACATAGGATGGCTTGAGATGCCTTACAGATATGTTTTACTTGCAACTACTGGAGCAATGTTAATTGCAGGAATGCATGCTTTTATTGAGTTTTTCTTGACGACAAAAGCTATTCAGACTGTACTATTACATTTTAAAGATTTATCAAAAAAACATTATAATATGTCCCTTTCACTAGAAGGGGAAGTACTTGTTTCAATAAAAAATAAATTTTTGTTCAGTACACTATTTATCGCTATTTTCCCTTTGATGTTGTTTAGTTTAGCTACTCAGGTTAGATTTGACATGATGCTGATTGACGCAAACTTTTGGGACTGGGCAATCATTATTTTAATAATGGCCATATTCTTTTCTTTTTTGGGTGCATATATTTTATTCAGAGACATCATTCAGCCTATTAACCAGTTAATTGAAGGTATGGAGAATGTAAAGCAAGGAGAACTTACTCGTTCTACCGATCTATATGGTGACGAATTTTCTCGAGTGATTTCCGGCTTTAATTCAATGGTAGAAGGTCTGAAAGAGCAAAATGAAACCAATCAATTACTTATTGAAAGTTTTTATCAAACTTTAACTACTACTCTTGATGCAAGAGATCCGTATACGGCGGGGCATTCTTTAAGAGTTAGTAAACTATCTGAATTAATAGGACAAGAAATCGGGTTAAATGAAGAAACGTTAAAGCAACTAAAAACTTCCGCCCTACTACACGATATTGGCAAAATCGGTGTAAAAGATCAAATATTATTAAAAGATGGGAAACTAACAGAAGAAGAATTTAACGAAATAAAACGACATCCTGTATTAGGTGCAAAAATTTTAGAACAAGTTATGCCGAAAGATGCAATGGCACCATTAATCCCTGGGGTAAGGAGTCACCACGAACGGTTAGATGGAAAAGGATACCCTGATAAATTAATTGGTGATGAGATTCCTCTTTTCGGTAGGATTATTGCAGTAGCAGATGCTTTTGATGCCATGACTTCAGACCGACCATATCGAAAAGGAATGAGTAAGGAAAAAGCATTATCGATCCTTATTGAAGGAAAAGGTTCTCAATGGGATCCACAGTTTGTAAATGCCTTTTTGAAAGTGATTTGTAACGAGGAGCTTGGACGCAAACTTTAG